A region of Nerophis ophidion isolate RoL-2023_Sa linkage group LG28, RoL_Noph_v1.0, whole genome shotgun sequence DNA encodes the following proteins:
- the LOC133545497 gene encoding uncharacterized protein LOC133545497, which produces MNARQEDRPLQQQEDPQPPHIKEEKEDLWITQEEECLLGQEEADLSKFPLTVVSVKTEEHEDKPPESSQLHHSPTAVKEAATTFFAPPWLPSETLAVTAALRLSETIPRHQRAVTQQRQEHRLDGIHQDQLEHLIEFLTLFKSAISELEVEHHPTVQMVLLWFFKLKKHCEPKFGDPPYMKTLLSRASSLLDEKMHPTAAHKIATFLHPKFKSLKMLADEDRREVIKQVRELLLEDGEENPATEPPVTEPQSATEQGGADGTSPKKK; this is translated from the exons atgaacgctcgtcaagaagatcgtccccttcagcagcaggaggatccacagcccccccacattaaagaagaaaaggaggatctctggatcactcaggaggaagagtgtcttctagggcaggaggaggctgatctcagcaagtttccactgactgttgtctctgtgaagactgaagagcatgaagacaaaccacctgagtcctcacagcttcatcacagtccaa cagctgtcaaagaggcagctacgaCTTTTtttgctcctccatggcttccatcagagacactggcggtcaccgcagccctccgactttcag AAACAATACCAAGACATCAGAGAGCTGTTACGCAGCAAAGACAAGAACATCGCCTCGATGGCATTCACCAGGATCAACTCGAACACTTGATCGAGTTTCTCACCCTTTTCAAGTCAGCAATCAGCGAGCTTGAAGTAGAACATCACCCAACCGTTCAGATGGTTCTGCTCTGGTTTTTCAAGCTGAAAAAACACTGTGAGCCCAAGTTTGGAGACCCACCTTACATGAAAACTCTCCTCTCTCGCGCGTCTTCTCTGCTTGATGAGAAGATGCATCCGACTGCTGCTCACAAAATCGCCACTTTTCTCCACCCGAAATTTAAGTCGCTGAAAATGCTGGCAGACGAGGACAGACGAGAAGTGATCAAGCAGGTTCGGGAACTTCTTCTAGAGGATGGAGAAGAAAACCCTGCCACCGAGCCACCTGTCACCGAGCCCCAATCAGCAACAGAGCAAG GTGGAGCTGATGGCacatcaccaaaaaaaaaataa